A genome region from Pseudomonadota bacterium includes the following:
- a CDS encoding FAD-binding oxidoreductase — MKRREFCKSAFAAGTLASLPMSQAMAAAISSMSVLSSITATKLGGQQTVIEKAAIKEFRDSLQGQLLMPGNGAYEVARRLWNGMIDKHPALIAFCANAADIAHAVSFARDHELLVAIKGGAHSFSGKSSCDGGLMIDLSGMKGIEVDAEKRIARVQPGVLGGELDVQTQQHGLAAMTGAIAHTGIAGLTLGGGLSRVSRKYGLMIDSLRSADIVTADGRHRHASADENPDLYWALRGGGGNFGVVTSFEYDLHAVGPELLAGTVVYPYEQGRDLLSFYQEFAAAAPDELSAKISMGTSPEGERFVGIEVIYVGDPAAGERAIEPLRKYGSPMSDSIGLMQYNTLQTGADVALRHGLMYYLKSGFVDEFSTGLIDDLLGNLPQDAAVMIFTDHLRGAISSVGQEETAFAHRNAFALIGVLGVWAEPARNEANIAKVRSYYNSWHDHTIGYYTNLNDESEKKTHSNYGPNYPRLVKIKNRYDPKNMFRLNANISPSG, encoded by the coding sequence ATGAAAAGAAGGGAATTTTGCAAGTCCGCATTCGCCGCCGGTACGCTGGCATCGCTGCCGATGTCGCAGGCCATGGCGGCCGCGATAAGCTCCATGTCGGTATTGTCATCGATTACCGCGACCAAGCTCGGTGGTCAGCAGACGGTCATCGAAAAGGCCGCGATCAAAGAGTTCAGGGACAGCCTGCAGGGGCAGTTGCTGATGCCCGGTAACGGCGCCTATGAAGTCGCGCGCAGGCTTTGGAACGGCATGATCGATAAACACCCGGCGTTGATCGCTTTTTGCGCCAACGCGGCCGATATCGCTCACGCGGTTTCTTTTGCCAGGGATCACGAATTACTGGTCGCGATCAAGGGCGGCGCACACAGCTTTTCCGGAAAATCCTCGTGTGATGGTGGCCTGATGATCGATTTGTCCGGCATGAAAGGCATCGAGGTAGACGCCGAAAAACGTATCGCCAGGGTCCAGCCGGGTGTGCTCGGCGGCGAGCTCGACGTGCAAACCCAGCAGCACGGGCTGGCAGCGATGACCGGGGCTATCGCGCATACAGGGATCGCCGGTCTGACCCTCGGCGGTGGTCTTTCCCGGGTCAGCCGTAAATACGGCCTGATGATCGATAGCTTGAGATCGGCCGATATCGTCACGGCCGATGGCAGGCATCGCCATGCCAGCGCCGATGAAAACCCGGATTTGTACTGGGCGTTGCGCGGTGGTGGCGGCAATTTCGGTGTCGTGACTTCGTTCGAATACGATTTGCACGCGGTTGGGCCGGAGTTGCTCGCTGGCACTGTGGTATATCCGTACGAGCAGGGCAGGGATCTGCTGAGCTTTTACCAGGAATTCGCGGCGGCAGCGCCGGACGAACTCAGTGCGAAGATTTCGATGGGTACCTCACCGGAGGGTGAGCGATTCGTTGGCATCGAAGTGATTTATGTCGGGGACCCGGCCGCTGGCGAACGTGCGATCGAGCCGCTGCGAAAATATGGCAGTCCGATGTCGGACAGTATCGGCCTGATGCAATACAACACTTTGCAAACCGGCGCCGATGTAGCGTTACGTCACGGATTGATGTATTACCTGAAATCCGGGTTTGTAGACGAATTCTCAACCGGGTTGATTGACGATTTGCTGGGCAATTTGCCTCAGGATGCGGCGGTCATGATTTTTACAGATCACCTGCGCGGAGCCATTTCCAGCGTCGGGCAGGAGGAAACCGCTTTTGCGCACCGGAATGCGTTTGCCCTCATCGGAGTTCTTGGCGTATGGGCGGAACCGGCACGGAATGAAGCCAATATCGCGAAGGTGCGTAGTTACTACAACAGCTGGCACGATCATACGATCGGCTATTACACTAACCTCAACGACGAAAGCGAAAAGAAGACCCATTCGAACTATGGGCCCAATTATCCGCGCCTGGTCAAGATAAAGAATCGTTACGATCCAAAGAACATGTTTCGCCTGAACGCGAATATCAGCCCGTCAGGTTAG
- the gcvA gene encoding transcriptional regulator GcvA yields MKKLPPLNALRAFEAAARHKSFTAAASDLFVTHGAVSRQIRHIEEFLGRRLFERLPRGVELTDEGREYAAVIRRALEQVAEASDAIRTRADEKQILTISTTPRFAVGWLMSRLHLFQRDYPQYGIRISSTTRLVNFERERIDVAIRYGRGNWPGLSVTRLFDHEEVPVCAPALLDGPNALRSPEDLARVRLLHDGSYQYWRSWLDFAGIDNVDPHEGWVMDDPNVLFQAAMQGQGVALANPRTVETELRDGKLVQPFDLILATDVAAYAVCPEQNADDPKIRAMIEWLVAQAEAQE; encoded by the coding sequence ATGAAAAAACTTCCACCATTGAATGCACTGCGAGCCTTCGAGGCCGCCGCACGCCACAAGAGCTTCACGGCGGCGGCGAGCGATCTGTTCGTTACCCATGGCGCGGTGAGCCGCCAGATCCGGCACATCGAGGAATTCCTGGGTCGCCGCCTGTTTGAAAGGCTGCCCCGTGGCGTCGAGTTGACCGATGAAGGCAGGGAATACGCCGCGGTCATCCGGCGCGCCCTGGAACAGGTGGCGGAGGCCTCGGACGCCATCCGGACGCGTGCGGACGAGAAGCAGATCCTGACGATCAGCACCACGCCGCGGTTCGCAGTCGGCTGGCTGATGTCGCGCCTGCACCTTTTCCAGCGCGATTATCCGCAATATGGCATCCGCATCAGTTCGACCACGCGGCTGGTCAATTTCGAGCGCGAACGGATCGACGTGGCTATCCGCTATGGCCGTGGCAACTGGCCGGGATTATCGGTTACCCGGTTGTTCGACCATGAGGAGGTGCCGGTCTGTGCGCCGGCGCTGCTGGATGGACCCAACGCTTTGCGATCTCCCGAGGACCTGGCGCGGGTCCGGCTGTTGCATGACGGCAGCTATCAGTACTGGAGGTCATGGCTGGATTTCGCCGGTATCGACAATGTGGACCCACACGAGGGCTGGGTCATGGACGACCCCAATGTCCTGTTCCAGGCGGCGATGCAGGGGCAGGGCGTCGCCCTGGCCAACCCGCGGACCGTCGAAACGGAGTTGCGCGACGGCAAGTTGGTCCAGCCGTTCGACCTGATCCTGGCCACCGACGTCGCGGCTTACGCCGTCTGTCCGGAGCAAAACGCCGACGATCCCAAGATTCGTGCAATGATCGAATGGCTGGTCGCGCAGGCCGAAGCGCAGGAGTAG